The Nocardioides humi genome includes a region encoding these proteins:
- a CDS encoding acyl-CoA dehydrogenase family protein: protein MAGLVLSAELSPVFARFLDQRSPVEVSRLGGAELPELWAGLVEEVGAAGLLVEDEHGGQGATLTELAAAVAETSRCGWSGPLVAASGVAVTLLRRIDPADATGLRRALAEEGRVVVPALHEDGAGAALDAAAALDGDGATLAVSGRKTFVDSGTHADAFLVTAVRAEGAVEVVLVDAAAPGVRVTAMEAVDPGRGLAVLDLDGARATTVSSGPQVSAAVRDAWLVGAVLTAVDALAAADRAFRLARDYAVDRHQFGRPVASFQSIKHKLVDMYAELETATSAVLAAVAAAAEESDDWRFAASAAKARAGDAAMFVLREAVQVHGGIGFTWEHEISHHFRRVTATRALYGTPTAHRALVAAERGF from the coding sequence ATGGCAGGTCTGGTTCTCAGTGCCGAGCTGTCGCCGGTGTTCGCGCGGTTCCTGGACCAGCGCAGCCCGGTCGAGGTCAGTCGCCTGGGCGGTGCCGAGCTGCCCGAGCTGTGGGCCGGCCTGGTCGAGGAGGTCGGGGCGGCCGGCCTCCTCGTCGAGGACGAGCACGGCGGCCAGGGGGCCACGCTCACCGAGCTGGCCGCCGCGGTGGCCGAGACGTCGCGCTGCGGCTGGTCGGGTCCGCTCGTGGCCGCGTCGGGCGTCGCCGTGACCCTGCTGCGGCGGATCGACCCCGCCGACGCGACCGGCCTGCGTCGCGCGCTGGCCGAGGAGGGCCGGGTCGTCGTACCCGCCCTGCACGAGGACGGCGCCGGCGCCGCCCTGGACGCGGCCGCCGCCCTCGACGGCGACGGCGCCACGCTCGCGGTCAGCGGGCGCAAGACCTTCGTGGACAGCGGGACCCACGCCGACGCCTTCCTGGTCACGGCCGTCCGTGCCGAGGGCGCCGTCGAGGTGGTGCTCGTGGATGCCGCCGCGCCGGGCGTCCGGGTCACCGCGATGGAGGCGGTCGACCCCGGTCGCGGACTGGCCGTCCTCGACCTCGACGGGGCGCGCGCGACCACGGTGTCCTCGGGGCCGCAGGTCTCCGCGGCGGTGCGCGACGCCTGGCTGGTCGGCGCCGTCCTCACCGCGGTGGACGCCCTCGCCGCGGCGGACCGTGCGTTCCGGCTCGCGCGCGACTACGCGGTCGACCGCCATCAGTTCGGCCGGCCGGTCGCGTCCTTCCAGAGCATCAAGCACAAGCTCGTCGACATGTACGCCGAGCTCGAGACCGCGACCAGCGCCGTGCTGGCGGCTGTGGCCGCGGCGGCCGAGGAGTCCGACGACTGGCGGTTCGCCGCCTCCGCGGCCAAGGCCAGGGCGGGGGATGCGGCGATGTTCGTGCTGCGCGAGGCGGTGCAGGTCCACGGCGGCATCGGCTTCACCTGGGAGCACGAGATCTCGCACCACTTCCGGCGGGTGACGGCCACCCGCGCCCTCTACGGGACGCCGACCGCCCACCGCGCCCTGGTGGCGGCGGAGCGGGGCTTCTGA
- a CDS encoding acyl-CoA dehydrogenase family protein: protein MSEQDLRQRATDVIGAFAPRRADAGNAWGEGEDRVSVVAERSEGEAEEIAELRRYRAHLDAHGLAWVEGPAAYGGAGLTTRHADVLREVEAEHDLPDDAYLRFSASTLCPTLLEHGTDEQRARLLRRLRTAEIIACQLYSEPGAGSDLAGLSTRAERDGEGWRLNGQKVWSSGAHYSDLGLCIARTDADKPKHAGLTTFLVDLRAPGVEIRPIRQLTGGASFDEVFLTDVHVPDSARVGEVDGGWSVVVTSLLNERSAIGREVGVDAALVDRLVDLARHVQQPVDDRTRDQLADVVVRAWAAQLTTARFLDGGGTPGPELAMTKLLTTDLLRQMSDVAADVLGAGHVADTGAWGTYAWSELTLGLPGLRVGGGTDEILKNAVGERVLHLPKDAR, encoded by the coding sequence GTGAGTGAGCAGGATCTCCGGCAGCGCGCCACCGACGTGATCGGCGCCTTCGCCCCCCGCCGGGCCGACGCCGGGAACGCCTGGGGCGAGGGCGAGGACCGGGTCTCGGTCGTCGCCGAGCGCTCCGAGGGCGAGGCCGAGGAGATCGCCGAGCTGCGGCGCTACCGGGCCCACCTCGACGCCCACGGGCTCGCCTGGGTCGAGGGCCCGGCGGCGTACGGCGGCGCGGGCCTGACCACGCGGCACGCGGACGTCCTGCGCGAGGTCGAGGCGGAGCACGACCTCCCCGACGACGCCTATCTCCGCTTCAGCGCCTCCACCCTGTGCCCGACCCTGCTCGAGCACGGCACCGACGAGCAGCGCGCCCGCCTGCTCCGGCGCCTGCGCACGGCCGAGATCATCGCCTGCCAGCTCTACAGCGAGCCCGGCGCCGGCTCCGACCTCGCCGGGCTGTCCACCCGCGCCGAGCGCGACGGCGAGGGCTGGCGGCTCAACGGCCAGAAGGTGTGGAGCTCGGGCGCGCACTACAGCGACCTCGGCCTCTGCATCGCGCGCACCGATGCCGACAAGCCCAAGCACGCCGGCCTGACGACCTTCCTGGTCGACCTGCGCGCGCCGGGCGTCGAGATCCGGCCGATCCGCCAGCTGACCGGCGGGGCGTCGTTCGACGAGGTGTTCCTCACCGACGTCCACGTCCCCGACAGCGCCCGGGTCGGCGAGGTCGACGGCGGCTGGAGCGTCGTGGTGACCTCGCTCCTCAACGAGCGCTCCGCCATCGGCCGGGAGGTCGGGGTCGACGCGGCCCTCGTCGACCGGCTCGTCGACCTCGCGCGCCACGTGCAGCAGCCGGTCGACGACCGCACCCGCGACCAGCTCGCCGACGTGGTGGTGCGGGCCTGGGCCGCGCAGCTGACCACGGCCCGCTTCCTCGACGGGGGCGGGACCCCCGGTCCCGAGCTGGCGATGACCAAGCTGCTGACGACGGACCTGCTGCGCCAGATGAGCGACGTCGCCGCCGACGTGCTCGGCGCCGGGCACGTCGCCGACACCGGGGCGTGGGGCACCTACGCCTGGTCCGAGCTCACCCTCGGACTGCCCGGCCTCCGCGTCGGCGGAGGCACCGACGAGATCCTCAAGAACGCCGTCGGCGAACGGGTCCTCCACCTACCGAAGGACGCACGATGA
- a CDS encoding TIGR03617 family F420-dependent LLM class oxidoreductase, which yields MKIDMGMIGSSAAGCGPIAADAESQGFDGVWASESVTDAFLQSQAALLTTERLSVGTAIAVAFARNPMSVAYLSWDLAAMSGGRFVLGLGSQIQAHIERRFSMEWSPPVDRMRDFLLALDAIFASWRDGTRLDYRGEHYQHTLMTPVFTPHHHTHRIPTMIAAVGARMTELGGELCDGLLLHGMTTTAYLDQVTLPAVDRGLAASGRERDALELYVPLFLVMGDTEEEIADVARRTREQIAFYASTPAYAKVLESVGYENLQPELQTLSREGKWAEMGDLIDERLLGEIALVGTPEEMPGLCKQRFGGRVDRVSSYFGWPTGDPDRLRSILAAFADDPVPATSAAGA from the coding sequence ATGAAGATCGACATGGGCATGATCGGCTCCTCCGCCGCCGGCTGCGGACCGATCGCGGCGGACGCCGAGAGCCAGGGCTTCGACGGCGTCTGGGCGAGCGAGAGCGTCACCGACGCCTTCCTCCAGTCCCAGGCCGCGCTGCTCACCACCGAGCGGCTCTCCGTCGGCACGGCGATCGCCGTGGCCTTCGCCCGCAACCCGATGTCGGTCGCCTATCTCTCCTGGGACCTCGCCGCCATGTCCGGCGGGCGCTTCGTGCTCGGTCTGGGGAGCCAGATCCAGGCCCACATCGAGCGCCGCTTCTCCATGGAGTGGAGCCCGCCGGTGGACCGGATGCGCGACTTCCTCCTGGCCCTCGACGCCATCTTCGCCTCCTGGCGCGACGGCACCCGCCTCGACTACCGCGGCGAGCACTACCAGCACACCCTGATGACGCCGGTGTTCACGCCGCACCACCACACGCACCGGATCCCCACGATGATCGCCGCTGTCGGCGCCAGGATGACCGAGCTCGGCGGGGAGCTGTGCGACGGCCTGCTGCTGCACGGCATGACCACGACGGCGTACCTCGACCAGGTGACGCTGCCCGCCGTCGACCGCGGTCTCGCCGCCTCCGGTCGCGAGCGCGACGCCCTCGAGCTCTACGTGCCGCTCTTCCTGGTCATGGGCGACACCGAGGAGGAGATCGCCGACGTCGCGCGGCGCACCCGGGAGCAGATCGCGTTCTACGCCTCGACCCCCGCCTACGCGAAGGTCCTGGAGAGCGTCGGCTACGAGAACCTCCAGCCCGAGCTGCAGACCCTGTCCCGCGAGGGCAAGTGGGCCGAGATGGGCGACCTGATCGACGAGCGGCTCCTCGGCGAGATCGCGCTGGTCGGCACGCCCGAGGAGATGCCCGGCCTGTGCAAGCAGCGGTTCGGAGGCCGCGTCGACCGGGTGTCGTCGTACTTCGGGTGGCCCACCGGGGACCCCGACCGGCTGCGCTCCATCCTCGCCGCCTTCGCCGACGACCCCGTCCCTGCGACCAGCGCCGCGGGCGCCTGA
- a CDS encoding TetR/AcrR family transcriptional regulator, with product MSTTRRRSTGSPTGVARKELIMRAAAKVFSEKGFSAATVRDIADEADMLSGSLYYYFDSKEAMVEEVLVEYLDAMIRGYDVAVSEAEGPVDALEQLVARALRGLVENRQHVTILQNDWHYVGPMKGIVERQHQVEKVWLETIQQGIDAGAIRGDIDARMIYRTIMGAIQAVIRWFNPRGRVGIDRVIEVQTAILLDGIRTT from the coding sequence GTGAGTACTACCCGTCGCCGCTCGACCGGCTCTCCCACGGGCGTGGCCCGCAAGGAGCTGATCATGCGGGCCGCGGCCAAGGTGTTCTCGGAGAAGGGCTTCTCCGCCGCGACCGTGCGTGACATCGCCGACGAGGCCGACATGCTCTCGGGGAGCCTCTACTACTACTTCGACTCCAAGGAGGCGATGGTCGAGGAGGTGCTCGTGGAGTACCTCGACGCCATGATCCGGGGGTACGACGTGGCCGTCTCCGAGGCGGAGGGCCCCGTCGACGCGCTGGAGCAGCTCGTGGCGCGCGCCCTGCGCGGACTGGTCGAGAACCGGCAGCACGTCACGATCCTGCAGAACGACTGGCACTACGTCGGCCCGATGAAGGGCATCGTCGAGCGCCAGCACCAGGTGGAGAAGGTGTGGCTGGAGACCATCCAGCAGGGCATCGACGCCGGGGCCATCCGCGGCGACATCGACGCCCGGATGATCTACCGGACCATCATGGGCGCGATCCAGGCGGTCATCCGCTGGTTCAACCCGCGCGGCCGGGTCGGCATCGACCGGGTCATCGAGGTGCAGACCGCGATCCTGCTCGACGGGATCCGCACGACCTGA
- a CDS encoding hydroxymethylglutaryl-CoA synthase family protein — protein sequence MAGIESYAVYLPVPRLDRADVARVIGGRGKGERPVASYDEDATTMGVEAARAALRGTGGADSLWFATTRPAYLEKSNAATVAAASGLPAEIAAYDVSGALRGGAGALRAGLSAGTSVVVASDVRYGLPGSADEADGADAAAALVVGPDPVAELVGTASLTSEFLDRWRIPGDVRTRTWEERFGVEEYVPLVERVVDDVLGRCELKREQVDHVVISTPHSRARATARRGFEAAQLAAVDTAGLGYAGAADLAVGLALALDAASPGDLVLAVSATDGADAFVFRVTEKHATGRRSGLADAAPGQPVSYGDFLNWRGLLPREPARRPDVKPPVPPASRRTAAWKFGFVAAQCGSCGYRNLPPRRVCLRCSATEGFEPVSMVDVPGRIATFTDDWLSESVQLPARVVAVDFDGGGRFECEMTDAVGREIAIGDRVTPAFRLASVAGNGVRNYVWKVRPHLEEED from the coding sequence GTGGCCGGCATCGAGTCATATGCCGTGTACCTGCCCGTGCCGCGCCTGGACCGCGCCGACGTGGCGCGTGTCATCGGGGGGCGGGGCAAGGGGGAGCGCCCCGTCGCGTCGTACGACGAGGACGCCACCACCATGGGCGTGGAGGCGGCCCGGGCCGCACTGCGCGGGACCGGCGGTGCCGACAGCCTGTGGTTCGCCACGACCCGCCCCGCCTACCTGGAGAAGTCCAACGCCGCGACCGTCGCCGCCGCGTCGGGGCTGCCGGCCGAGATCGCCGCGTACGACGTGTCCGGCGCGCTGCGCGGTGGCGCCGGCGCCCTGCGCGCGGGCCTGTCCGCCGGGACGTCCGTGGTCGTCGCGAGCGATGTCCGCTACGGGCTGCCCGGCTCCGCGGACGAGGCCGACGGCGCCGACGCCGCGGCCGCCCTCGTCGTCGGTCCCGACCCGGTCGCCGAGCTGGTCGGCACGGCCTCGCTGACGAGCGAGTTCCTGGACCGGTGGCGGATCCCCGGCGACGTCCGCACCCGGACCTGGGAGGAGCGCTTCGGTGTCGAGGAGTACGTCCCCCTCGTCGAGCGGGTCGTCGACGACGTCCTCGGCCGGTGCGAGCTCAAGCGCGAGCAGGTCGACCACGTCGTCATCAGCACCCCGCACTCCCGGGCCCGCGCCACCGCCCGGCGCGGGTTCGAGGCGGCGCAGCTCGCCGCCGTCGACACGGCCGGTCTCGGCTACGCGGGAGCGGCCGATCTCGCCGTCGGCCTGGCGCTCGCGCTGGACGCCGCCTCTCCCGGCGACCTGGTCCTGGCGGTGTCGGCGACCGACGGTGCCGACGCCTTCGTCTTCAGGGTCACCGAGAAGCACGCGACCGGCCGCCGCAGCGGCCTCGCGGACGCGGCCCCCGGACAGCCGGTGTCCTACGGCGACTTCCTCAACTGGCGCGGTCTGCTGCCGCGCGAGCCCGCCCGGCGCCCCGACGTCAAGCCGCCCGTGCCGCCTGCGTCCCGCCGTACTGCCGCCTGGAAGTTCGGCTTCGTGGCCGCGCAGTGCGGCTCCTGCGGGTACCGCAACCTGCCGCCGCGCCGGGTCTGCCTGCGCTGCTCGGCCACGGAGGGCTTCGAGCCGGTCTCGATGGTCGACGTGCCCGGACGGATCGCCACGTTCACCGACGACTGGCTCTCGGAGTCCGTCCAGCTGCCGGCGCGCGTCGTCGCCGTCGACTTCGACGGCGGCGGCCGCTTCGAGTGCGAGATGACCGACGCCGTCGGTCGCGAGATCGCGATCGGCGACCGGGTGACTCCGGCCTTCCGGCTGGCCAGCGTCGCCGGCAACGGGGTCAGGAACTACGTGTGGAAGGTGCGCCCGCACCTCGAGGAGGAGGACTGA
- a CDS encoding acetyl-CoA acetyltransferase yields the protein MGSHALTTPVAVVGMACTSFGEHWDRNVDDLLVEATHGALGSAGGLGVGDVDAFWLGSMISGVSGLTLTRPLNIAHKPVTRVENMCATGSEAFRNACYAVSSGAYDVVMAVGGEKLKDAGYSGLEMPSVPNDGTPPVLSAPAMYSMIVPAYARRYGVPEEQIKEAMTHIAWKNHSNGARNPRAQFRKEVPKETIAAAPTLAGRLSVFDCSGVADGAAAAVIVRAEDALKYTDTPLYVHALALDAGSGTGRNDSDYDYSDLAEAATSARTAYAQAGITDPATQISLAEVHDCFTPTELVLMEELGFSERGKAWQDVLDGRYDRDGALPVNIDGGLKSFGHPIGASGLRMIYEMWLQFRGEAGDRQVADPRFGLVQNQGGSPGDLVSAVTIVSDRRP from the coding sequence ATGGGATCTCACGCCCTGACGACGCCGGTCGCCGTGGTCGGCATGGCCTGCACGAGCTTCGGCGAGCACTGGGACCGCAATGTCGACGACCTTCTCGTCGAGGCGACCCACGGGGCCCTCGGGTCGGCCGGCGGGCTCGGCGTGGGCGATGTCGACGCGTTCTGGCTCGGCTCGATGATCTCCGGCGTCTCCGGCCTGACCCTCACCCGGCCGCTCAATATCGCGCACAAGCCCGTCACCCGGGTCGAGAACATGTGCGCCACGGGCTCCGAGGCCTTCCGCAACGCCTGCTACGCCGTCTCGTCCGGCGCCTACGACGTCGTCATGGCGGTCGGCGGCGAGAAGCTCAAGGACGCGGGCTACTCCGGACTCGAGATGCCCAGCGTGCCCAACGACGGCACCCCGCCGGTGCTCAGCGCGCCCGCGATGTACTCGATGATCGTGCCCGCCTACGCGCGCCGCTACGGCGTGCCGGAGGAGCAGATCAAGGAGGCGATGACGCACATCGCCTGGAAGAACCACAGCAACGGTGCCCGGAACCCGCGTGCGCAGTTCCGCAAGGAGGTGCCGAAGGAGACCATCGCGGCCGCCCCCACGCTCGCGGGCCGGCTCAGCGTCTTCGACTGCTCCGGCGTCGCCGACGGCGCGGCCGCGGCCGTGATCGTCCGCGCCGAGGACGCGCTGAAGTACACCGACACGCCGCTCTACGTGCACGCGCTGGCGCTCGACGCCGGCTCGGGCACCGGGCGCAACGACAGCGACTACGACTACTCGGACCTCGCCGAGGCGGCGACGTCGGCGCGCACGGCGTACGCCCAGGCCGGGATCACCGACCCGGCCACCCAGATCTCGCTGGCCGAGGTGCACGACTGCTTCACCCCGACCGAGCTGGTCCTGATGGAGGAGCTCGGCTTCTCGGAGCGCGGCAAGGCGTGGCAGGACGTCCTCGACGGCCGCTACGACCGCGACGGGGCGCTCCCGGTCAACATCGACGGCGGCCTGAAGAGCTTCGGGCACCCCATCGGCGCGAGCGGGCTGCGGATGATCTACGAGATGTGGCTGCAGTTCCGGGGCGAGGCCGGCGACCGTCAGGTCGCGGACCCGCGGTTCGGCCTGGTGCAGAACCAGGGCGGCAGCCCGGGCGATCTCGTCAGCGCGGTCACCATCGTCTCCGACCGCCGACCGTGA